In Shinella sp. XGS7, a single genomic region encodes these proteins:
- a CDS encoding acyl-CoA thioesterase: MDMPSHQLSMTVLMTPDMANFSGNVHGGTILKLLDQAAYACASRYAGRYVVTLSVDQVMFRQPIHVGELVSLLASVNYTGSSSMEIGIKVVAENIRSQVVRHANSCFFTMVAVDEAGKPVPVPPLQPRSPDELRRYAAAKLRRQLRQELEQRFQDIRQPAAGG; this comes from the coding sequence ATGGACATGCCCTCGCACCAGCTCAGCATGACGGTGCTGATGACGCCGGACATGGCGAACTTCTCCGGCAATGTGCACGGCGGCACCATCCTCAAGCTGCTGGACCAGGCGGCCTATGCCTGCGCCAGCCGCTATGCCGGGCGCTATGTGGTGACGCTCTCGGTGGACCAGGTCATGTTCCGCCAGCCCATCCATGTGGGCGAGCTGGTCAGCTTGCTGGCCTCGGTCAACTACACCGGCAGCTCCTCCATGGAGATCGGCATCAAGGTGGTGGCCGAGAACATCCGCAGCCAGGTGGTGCGCCACGCCAACAGCTGCTTCTTCACCATGGTGGCGGTGGACGAGGCGGGCAAGCCCGTGCCCGTGCCGCCGCTGCAGCCGCGCAGCCCCGACGAGCTGCGCCGCTACGCCGCCGCCAAGCTGCGCCGCCAGCTGCGCCAGGAGCTGGAGCAGCGTTTCCAGGACATCCGCCAGCCCGCGGCCGGCGGCTGA
- a CDS encoding helix-turn-helix transcriptional regulator yields the protein MFSSPDWDFAVGLAVATRRSKTAQTQEALAHAAGIHRNYLADIERGKKSPTMGVFYALSVALQTSPDKLARQALGYLNDPDKRDAALAALPPRRPGRPRVSR from the coding sequence ATGTTCTCTTCACCGGATTGGGACTTCGCGGTCGGCCTTGCCGTGGCCACTCGGCGCTCCAAGACGGCGCAAACCCAGGAAGCGCTAGCTCATGCAGCGGGCATTCATCGGAACTACCTGGCTGACATCGAAAGGGGCAAGAAGAGCCCGACGATGGGCGTCTTCTACGCGCTGTCCGTGGCGCTGCAGACCTCGCCTGACAAACTAGCCCGTCAGGCGCTGGGTTACCTGAACGATCCTGACAAGCGGGATGCCGCACTTGCCGCGCTGCCGCCCCGGCGCCCTGGTCGGCCCAGGGTAAGCCGCTAA
- the alr gene encoding alanine racemase — MPRPIEALIHVSALAHNLARARACAPDAKVWAVVKANAYGHGIAAAFEGLRGADGFALLDFAEAEQLRQLGWRGPILLLEGAFEARDLELCSRLRLWHAVHCQEQIDWLAMHKTHEPHRVFLKMNSGMNRLGFTPQNFRAAWTRLNALPQVDEISLMTHFSDADALRFGQDGIAHQLAAFEAVTHDLPGERSLSNSAATLRHTPRVRSDWVRAGIMSYGGIPDYPEHDAAHWDLRPAMTLRSRIIGVQQLQPGDTVGYGSSFTADKPMRIGVVACGYADGYPRHCPSGTPVLVDGRRTATVGRVSMDMLTVDLSDLPQAGFGSEVTLWGQGPKGSLLSIDEVAKAGGTIGYELMCALARRVPVQVQHLD, encoded by the coding sequence ATGCCGCGTCCGATTGAAGCCCTGATCCACGTTTCCGCCCTGGCCCACAACCTGGCTCGCGCCCGTGCCTGCGCACCGGACGCCAAGGTCTGGGCCGTCGTCAAGGCCAATGCCTACGGCCACGGCATTGCCGCCGCCTTCGAAGGCCTGCGCGGCGCCGATGGCTTCGCCCTGCTGGACTTTGCCGAGGCCGAGCAGCTGCGCCAGCTGGGCTGGCGCGGCCCCATCCTGCTGCTGGAAGGCGCTTTTGAGGCGCGCGACCTGGAGCTGTGCTCGCGCCTGCGCCTGTGGCATGCGGTGCACTGCCAGGAGCAGATCGACTGGCTGGCCATGCACAAGACCCATGAGCCGCACCGCGTCTTCCTGAAGATGAACAGCGGCATGAACCGCCTGGGCTTCACGCCGCAGAACTTCCGCGCCGCCTGGACCCGGCTCAACGCCCTGCCCCAGGTGGACGAAATTTCGCTGATGACGCATTTCTCCGATGCCGATGCCCTGCGCTTCGGCCAGGACGGCATCGCCCACCAGCTGGCCGCCTTCGAGGCCGTGACCCACGACCTGCCGGGCGAGCGCTCGCTCTCCAACAGCGCCGCCACCCTGCGCCACACGCCGCGCGTGCGCAGCGACTGGGTGCGCGCCGGCATCATGAGCTATGGCGGCATCCCGGACTATCCGGAGCACGATGCCGCCCACTGGGACCTGCGCCCGGCCATGACCCTGCGCTCGCGCATCATCGGCGTGCAACAGCTGCAGCCCGGCGACACCGTGGGCTATGGCAGCAGCTTCACCGCGGACAAGCCCATGCGCATCGGCGTGGTGGCCTGCGGCTATGCCGACGGTTACCCCCGCCACTGCCCCAGCGGCACCCCGGTGCTGGTGGATGGCCGCCGCACGGCCACCGTGGGCCGCGTCTCCATGGACATGCTCACCGTGGACCTGAGCGATCTGCCCCAGGCCGGCTTCGGCAGCGAGGTCACGCTCTGGGGTCAGGGCCCCAAAGGCAGCCTGCTGTCCATCGACGAGGTGGCCAAGGCCGGCGGCACCATCGGCTATGAGCTGATGTGCGCCCTGGCACGAAGAGTGCCTGTGCAGGTGCAACACCTGGACTGA
- the lplT gene encoding lysophospholipid transporter LplT encodes MKKGFYTIMSAQFFSSLADNALFVAAVELLRTSGEPEWQRAALVPMFALFYVVLAPFVGAFADAVPKGKVMFYSNSIKVVGCLMMLFGSHPLLAYAIVGLGAAAYSPAKYGILTELLPPSQLVKANGWIEGLTIGSIIMGVLLGGQLVGDKVSTMLLGFDLPMIDTGIDTAPEAAIASLVGLYVIAALFNLRIPRTDAPLQPLSGSPLCLVRDFAQCNSRLWQDKLGQISLATTTLFWGVSGNLRYIVLAWAAAALGYGTTQASSLVGVVAIGTAVGAVVASVYMRLDQATRVIPLGIAMGLLVIIMNVISNVWVAAPFLIILGGIGGFLVVPMNALLQHRGHNLMGAGRSIAVQNFNEQACILGLGALYTGLTKFGLSAFGAITIFGLVVASTMWLIRRWHQRNCARHPEELERLLALARSDQH; translated from the coding sequence ATGAAAAAAGGTTTCTACACCATCATGTCAGCGCAGTTCTTCAGCTCGCTGGCTGATAACGCGCTCTTTGTCGCCGCCGTGGAGCTGCTGCGCACCTCGGGGGAGCCGGAGTGGCAGCGCGCCGCCCTGGTGCCCATGTTCGCTCTCTTCTATGTGGTGCTGGCGCCCTTTGTGGGCGCTTTTGCCGACGCCGTGCCCAAGGGCAAGGTGATGTTCTATTCGAACAGCATCAAGGTCGTGGGCTGCCTGATGATGCTGTTCGGCAGCCACCCGCTGCTGGCCTACGCCATCGTGGGCCTGGGCGCGGCGGCCTATTCGCCGGCCAAGTACGGCATCCTCACCGAGCTGCTGCCGCCTTCCCAGCTGGTCAAGGCCAATGGCTGGATCGAGGGCCTGACCATCGGCTCCATCATCATGGGCGTGCTGCTGGGCGGCCAGCTGGTGGGAGACAAGGTCTCGACCATGCTGCTGGGCTTCGACCTGCCCATGATCGATACCGGCATCGACACCGCGCCCGAGGCGGCCATCGCCTCCCTGGTGGGCCTGTACGTGATCGCCGCCCTGTTCAATCTGCGCATCCCGCGCACCGACGCCCCGCTGCAGCCGCTCTCGGGCAGCCCGCTGTGCCTGGTGCGCGACTTCGCTCAGTGCAACTCGCGCCTGTGGCAGGACAAGCTGGGCCAGATCTCCCTGGCCACCACCACCCTGTTCTGGGGCGTGTCCGGCAATCTGCGCTATATCGTGCTGGCCTGGGCCGCCGCGGCCCTGGGCTATGGCACGACCCAGGCCTCCAGCCTCGTGGGCGTGGTGGCCATCGGCACGGCGGTGGGCGCCGTGGTGGCCTCGGTCTATATGCGCCTGGACCAGGCCACCCGGGTCATCCCCCTGGGCATCGCCATGGGCCTGCTGGTCATCATCATGAATGTGATCAGCAATGTCTGGGTGGCGGCGCCCTTCCTGATCATCCTGGGCGGCATCGGCGGCTTCCTGGTCGTGCCCATGAATGCCCTGCTGCAACACCGCGGCCACAATCTGATGGGTGCCGGCCGTTCCATCGCGGTGCAGAACTTCAATGAGCAGGCCTGCATCCTGGGCCTGGGCGCGCTCTACACCGGCCTGACCAAGTTCGGTCTCTCGGCCTTCGGCGCCATCACCATCTTCGGCCTGGTGGTCGCCAGCACCATGTGGCTGATCCGCCGCTGGCACCAGCGCAACTGCGCCCGCCACCCCGAGGAGCTGGAACGCCTGCTGGCCCTGGCGCGCAGCGACCAGCACTGA